A region from the Brassica napus cultivar Da-Ae chromosome C8, Da-Ae, whole genome shotgun sequence genome encodes:
- the LOC106407024 gene encoding CASP-like protein 1E1, giving the protein MEHEHKNNLNGLEMEKGNKESGSREGLELTMRVLALVLSLTAATVLGVAKQTKVVSITLIPTLPPLDVSATAKASYLSAFVFNISANAIACGYTAISIAILMVSKGRRSKGLIMAVLIGDLVMMALLFSSTGAAGAIGLMGVQGNKHVMWKKVCNVLGKFCHQTAASVAITLLAAIMFMVLVVLDAMKLP; this is encoded by the exons ATGGAACACGAGCACAAGAACAATCTGAATGGGCTGGAGATGGAAAAGGGAAATAAGGAGAGTGGTTCGAGAGAAGGGCTTGAGTTAACGATGAGAGTGTTGGCTTTGGTTCTATCACTGACCGCTGCAACAGTACTTGGTGTCGCAAAACAGACCAAGGTTGTGTCTATAACGCTGATTCCAACTTTGCCTCCACTTGATGTGTCCGCAACAGCCAAAGCCTCTTACTTGTCTGCCTTTGT GTTCAACATTTCGGCAAACGCCATAGCTTGCGGTTACACAGCGATCTCAATAGCCATTCTGATGGTCagcaaaggaagaagaagcaaaggCTTGATAATGGCGGTGTTGATAGGTGATCTAGTGATGATGGCTTTGCTATTTTCCAGCACCGGAGCCGCCGGAGCAATAGGGTTGATGGGTGTACAAGGGAACAAGCATGTGATGTGGAAGAAAGTGTGTAACGTTTTGGGAAAATTCTGTCACCAAACTGCTGCTTCGGTGGCCATCACTCTTCTCGCTGCAATTATGTTTATGGTTCTTGTTGTTCTTGATGCTATGAAGCTTCCTTAA